The following nucleotide sequence is from Paenibacillus antri.
TTTTGCTGCCGACTCCGGCATCGATGCACTAGTGCGGTTGACTCAAAACCGCAAGCTGACAGCGGAGATGATCCGGGACTATACCTTGCCGCTTTTGAAGGATCGGCTCGATCTGTTGCACGGTTCGAACAAGGCGGACAAAGCGTTTATCCCCGGCATGAAGGAGGTACTGTATCCGTTGCTTGATACGGCCAAGCGTTATTATGACCTGACGCTGATTGATGCGGGAAGCGGCATGGGGTCGGGATGGACGCAGGCACTGCTGCAAAACGCTGATCTGGTGGTGATCAGCCTGAATCAGAACCGTACCGTACTGGAGCGGTTTTTTCAACAACAAGAGGAAGTGCAGAAGGGCAAAAAACAGCTTTTTATTCTCGGTCAGTACGACCGGCACTCCGCCTATACAGCCAAAAATATCGCGCGGAAGTATAAGGTGAATGTCCCGATCTATCCGATTCCGCACCATGCAGGCTTTATGGACGCGTCACAGGAAGGTGGCGCGATCGATTTTCTGTTTCGCAATCGCAGCGTACCGCGTGACCATGAAAATTATATTTTCATGCAGAGCGTTCACACACTGGCACAGGCAATTATCGAACAAGCCGGATTGAATAAGCCGTCTTTCGGTGGAAAGGGGGGATAAAGGATGCTCTATGTGTTCAACTGGCTACTAATTCTTGTGCTTGTGCTGCTGGCCGGTGCGCTGCTCTATTTCCGCATGAGCGGGCGAAAGCTGGAAAAGCAGACGGAGGAACGAGCCTATACGATTGAGGCGATGACCGCGTACGTGAAACAGACGCTGCACGATTTAACGAGCAGCAACTTGTACGATCTGGGCTTATCGGAAGAGGCATTCCGTCGTCGAAAACACAAGCGAGCGGAGTTGAAAAAAGCGCTGCGCGGTTGCACGTCCGGGGATACGCGGGACAAGGCGTATGTGAAGCAGTTTTTATATGATTTCTTGCTGCAATCCTACCAATTGGATGAAACGAGCATCAATCGGATTCTCCCATTTGATGAGCCGTACGAGCTTTCGCCCCAGGATCAGTTTGACATTCTGCTGTACCAGTATAAGAAACGATACCGGCAGAATGGATTGAGTGAGTTGATTCGAAAATATGATCTGGATCGACCCAAGCTCGGGATTGAGGACGGGAAAACCGAATCGTACCGAATTACCACTGAGGAGATTCATGAGATTTATAAGAAGGAATCGCGGCGGCTGCATTTCGAGGACAAGCTGCATATCGTGGTTCAGCGTATTTATCAGCAATACAAAGGATTTAGTGTAGTGGACGAAATCCGCGACATGAAGATCGATGGCGTGTCGGGCGGCGTTTCGGGAATACCGCCTTCGGTATGGGAAGGCGAATGGGAATTTCAATCCGATTCGTTACTGCGTGAAGTCCCGAAGTCCCACGACAGTGTGTGGATTTTCTACCGAGGGAAGTCGATACACCTTGCCTTCCTCTCGTTTGGAACGGAGCAAGAACTGAAACGGGTCAGTCAGAATATTTACAAATATAACTATCCCGGCCAGTTGTCGGAGGCGAATGGCTTTAAGGTCAACGAAATGGCGGACGGATCGCGCGTTGTTGTACTGCGTCCCCGCTTTTCCGAATCTTGGGCCTTTTTTGTACGGAAATTCGATGTGCAAAGCGCGACGCTGGAGCAACTCATTCAAGACGAGAACGCCCAACTTCCCATCGAACTAATCGCTTATCTCGTTAAGGGTGCAAGGATCACCGCCGTCACTGGGGCGCAGGGCAGCGGAAAAACAACACTTCTTATGGCAATGGTCAAATTCATTTCGGCTACCTTCCCGATTCGAGTACAGGAGATGAGTTTCGAGCTTCATCTGCGAAAAATCTATAAGGATCGCAATATTTTGAGCTTCCGCGAGACAGAAACGATCTCCGGACAGGATGGCTTGGATATACAGAAAAAGACGGATGGCACCGTGAATATCCTTGGCGAGGTGGCGACCGATCCGGTTGCGGCTTGGATGATCCAGATGGCGCAAGTTGCTTCACTTTTCACACTTTTCACCCACCATGCTAAAACGTTTCGCGATTTGGTATATTCGCTCAGGAATTCGCTATTAAAAACGGGAGTGTTTACGAACGAAAAGGTGGCAGAGCAACAGGTGATCAGCGTCATC
It contains:
- a CDS encoding ATPase, T2SS/T4P/T4SS family, whose protein sequence is MLYVFNWLLILVLVLLAGALLYFRMSGRKLEKQTEERAYTIEAMTAYVKQTLHDLTSSNLYDLGLSEEAFRRRKHKRAELKKALRGCTSGDTRDKAYVKQFLYDFLLQSYQLDETSINRILPFDEPYELSPQDQFDILLYQYKKRYRQNGLSELIRKYDLDRPKLGIEDGKTESYRITTEEIHEIYKKESRRLHFEDKLHIVVQRIYQQYKGFSVVDEIRDMKIDGVSGGVSGIPPSVWEGEWEFQSDSLLREVPKSHDSVWIFYRGKSIHLAFLSFGTEQELKRVSQNIYKYNYPGQLSEANGFKVNEMADGSRVVVLRPRFSESWAFFVRKFDVQSATLEQLIQDENAQLPIELIAYLVKGARITAVTGAQGSGKTTLLMAMVKFISATFPIRVQEMSFELHLRKIYKDRNILSFRETETISGQDGLDIQKKTDGTVNILGEVATDPVAAWMIQMAQVASLFTLFTHHAKTFRDLVYSLRNSLLKTGVFTNEKVAEQQVISVINFDIHLKRDVNGSRYIERITECVPLDQEMDYPVLYRQSEKLEEKVVAFMETATEYFRRSTDRVLYAARNVIEFHDGRYVAAHPVSDQNVQEMQEHLSDADRAAFAAYLTANWGERNG